A window of the Acidimicrobiales bacterium genome harbors these coding sequences:
- a CDS encoding thioredoxin family protein, translating to MTRILVLIALTVIAVGVAWALQRRRPDAPSAPSYRAPRQLDRDDFDVPADLDLVVVFASSTCDSCPLAWATVTGIERSGTGAQRVLVQENPELHKRYKIDGVPTTLVVDRDGVVHASFFGPVEAESIIDALDSLSSE from the coding sequence ATGACCCGCATCCTCGTGCTGATCGCCCTCACCGTGATCGCGGTGGGTGTGGCGTGGGCACTGCAACGCCGCCGACCCGATGCCCCGTCGGCGCCCTCGTACCGCGCCCCTCGCCAGCTCGACCGCGACGACTTCGACGTGCCGGCCGACCTCGACCTGGTCGTCGTCTTTGCCTCGTCGACCTGCGACTCGTGTCCGCTGGCGTGGGCGACCGTGACGGGGATCGAGCGGTCGGGGACCGGGGCGCAACGGGTGCTGGTGCAGGAGAACCCCGAGCTGCACAAGCGCTACAAGATCGACGGCGTCCCGACCACGTTGGTGGTCGATCGCGACGGTGTGGTGCACGCCAGCTTCTTCGGCCCGGTCGAGGCCGAGTCGATCATCGACGCGCTGGACTCGCTCAGCAGCGAATGA